A region from the Lolium perenne isolate Kyuss_39 chromosome 4, Kyuss_2.0, whole genome shotgun sequence genome encodes:
- the LOC139839141 gene encoding uncharacterized protein, with translation MDVLPRLVWGFKPQRNFTQIKATLPSGSYATSSRTTCRSRVEVDTQLEEAYAVAYEEYLEKVKEHDLVKDAYVQWTSNQMASFTRFMMTGVREEPLPEPPHPGPTPVFPSKEEFYIMYKRQRQLTPVSC, from the exons ATGGACGTCCTGCCTCGCCTTGTCTGGGGTTTCAAGCCTCAGAGGAACttcacgcagatcaaggctaccctcccctccggcagctacgctacctcctcgcggactacatgccgttctcgggtagaggttgat actcagctcgaggaggcctatgcagtagcttacgaggagtatctcgagaaggttaaggagcatgaccttgtgaaagatgcctatgtccagtggacgagcaaccagatggcg agtttcactcggttcatgatgactggagtgcgagaggaaccactcccagagccacctcatccggggccgacgccagtgttcccgtccaaggaggagttctatatcatgtacaa